GTGCGCCGGGCGCAGAGCCTCACGCTCGCCGCGCAGGCACATGGGTTCAAGCCCAAAGACATCCATGGGTTCGTCAAGATGGTGCCCATGGCAGACGCGGAACTGATCACACTGCAGCAGGAGGATGGCTATGCCTACATGCGTTGACCCAATTCGAAGCGCCACCCTGGCACTGGCCACCGCGGCGGTGACCACCGCGCCAATGCCGATGGCCGAGGCGGTTGAGACCCCGTACGGTGCCGTCAGTCTGCCATTTGAGCTGCGCCGGGTTCCAGACAGCCCGGTCTACTATGTTGTTGGCCGCTCTGGCGTGCCGGATACCGTCAATGAGGGCCATACCTCGAATGCCGGATTCGTCGTCACCGACGACGGAGTTGTGGTGTTCGACGCCCTCGGCACGCCCGCGCTCGGCTATCGACTGCTCCAGCGAATTCAGGCGATCACGGACCAACCTATTGCGCGCATCATCGTCAGCCATTACCACGCAGATCATATTTACGGCCTGCAGGCATTCGCGGAGCACGCCGGCGATCCAGAAGTCTGGGCCCAACTTCACGCGCTCGACTACCTCGGCGGCACCCGCGCCAGTCAGGGCGAAGCCGCGCAGCGCCGGCTCGCGCAGCGCCGGGAGGCGCTGTTTCCCTGGGTGGATGAGACGACCCACATCGTCGCACCGGATGTTGTCTTCGAACAGGCAGTCCGGTTCGAGCTCGGCGGAGTCAACTTCGAGGTTCGGCACATGGGCCCAGCGCATGCGCCGGGTGACTCGGCGATGTTCGTCGAGGATTACGGTGTTTTCTTTAGCGGCGACGTCATCTACGACGGGCGTATTCCGTTTCTCGACAGTCCCGAAACGGATATCGAGCAGTGGGTCGCAGGATTGGACGCCATCGCGGCGCTCGACGACGAGGTCCGCGCGATCATTCCGGGCCATGGCTCC
Above is a genomic segment from Thiorhodovibrio litoralis containing:
- a CDS encoding MBL fold metallo-hydrolase — its product is MAEAVETPYGAVSLPFELRRVPDSPVYYVVGRSGVPDTVNEGHTSNAGFVVTDDGVVVFDALGTPALGYRLLQRIQAITDQPIARIIVSHYHADHIYGLQAFAEHAGDPEVWAQLHALDYLGGTRASQGEAAQRRLAQRREALFPWVDETTHIVAPDVVFEQAVRFELGGVNFEVRHMGPAHAPGDSAMFVEDYGVFFSGDVIYDGRIPFLDSPETDIEQWVAGLDAIAALDDEVRAIIPGHGSLSKKPQEAVAFTRGYITDVKDAMRSAVEDFVPFDQAYSDTDWSKYADMPAFDASHRGNAYRVYLEQEAELLQ